Proteins from a single region of Cydia splendana chromosome 9, ilCydSple1.2, whole genome shotgun sequence:
- the LOC134793644 gene encoding uncharacterized protein LOC134793644, whose translation MNTVILAVALTLTSVCAYHDPDLNYHLSQLQAAPNCDNGHTGSGPGYSYLPPAVQLTTSGVKVAAPVVSQQVLSAPAYQYSGSSSYQAGAAYQAAAGYQAGAAYQVSAPIQQQLTPAFQTSSLISHANAAPAYSTQREFHGYATSAGLSAAASSGKTVTPLATYAQAPIIAKVTAAPLIARFALAAPKNNFVSQNLVSQQASYAAGSAAAYSSEETASPVVTQVYAAPSAGYATSPALRQQTPQLFEPSRYTVAQPAVSQYRAAPISGLTPVAPVASQYRAPVIAQYQSAQLAPAVSQYAAPAIAHVAPAVTQYAAPVISQHAGQSVAYSTSSISHHSGGSIAQYAAAPVAVNHNIAVAAPARIAHVKNVHTDFLQNYDAHPRYAFEYAVNDPHTGDIKHQKEQRDGEVVKGQYSLVEPDGSVRTVDYVADWETGFHANVRNDRHH comes from the exons atgaATACG GTAATATTGGCGGTCGCGTTGACGCTTACGAGTGTGTGCGCGTATCACGATCCGGATCTTAACTACCACTTGAGCCAACTGCAAGCCGCCCCGAACTGTGACAACGGCCACACGGGCTCCGGTCCCGGATACTCGTATCTGCCACCAGCCGTTCAGCTCACCACCTCTGGAGTAAAAGTGGCTGCTCCTGTAGTCTCGCAACAAGTGCTCTCAGCCCCTGCATATCAATATTCGGGATCAAGCAGCTATCAAGCGGGAGCTGCATACCAAGCCGCAGCAGGATATCAAGCAGGAGCAGCCTATCAAGTTTCTGCACCCATTCAACAGCAACTTACACCGGCATTCCAAACCTCATCACTGATCTCGCACGCAAATGCTGCTCCTGCATACTCAACCCAAAGAGAATTTCACGGCTACGCCACCTCCGCCGGCTTATCTGCAGCAGCCTCTTCTGGGAAAACAGTGACACCTCTCGCAACCTACGCTCAGGCGCCCATCATTGCCAAAGTGACAGCAGCTCCGCTGATTGCCAGATTTGCACTCGCTGCGCCCAAAAATAACTTTGTGTCCCAGAACTTAGTATCGCAACAGGCGTCTTACGCTGCCGGGTCAGCAGCAGCGTACAGTTCGGAGGAAACGGCTAGCCCAGTCGTGACGCAGGTGTATGCGGCTCCATCTGCTGGGTACGCGACGTCGCCCGCCCTAAGACAACAGACTCCCCAACTTTTTGAGCCGTCACGATACACTGTAGCGCAACCTGCTGTATCTCAGTATAGAGCAGCCCCGATTTCTGGATTGACGCCCGTCGCGCCGGTGGCCTCGCAATACCGAGCGCCAGTGATAGCTCAATACCAGTCTGCTCAGCTCGCCCCAGCTGTATCCCAATACGCTGCACCAGCAATTGCCCATGTCGCGCCTGCAGTAACCCAGTACGCTGCTCCAGTCATCTCCCAGCACGCGGGTCAATCGGTGGCGTACTCCACGTCGTCCATCAGCCATCACTCCGGCGGCAGCATCGCGCAGTACGCCGCGGCGCCGGTGGCCGTCAACCACAACATCGCCGTGGCCGCTCCAGCGAGAATCGCTCATGTCAAAAATGTTCACACGGACTTCCTGCAGAATTAT GACGCCCATCCTCGCTACGCGTTCGAGTATGCCGTGAACGACCCGCACACTGGTGACATCAAGCACCAGAAAGAACAACGGGACGGAGAAGTCGTCAAGG GTCAGTACTCGCTGGTGGAGCCGGACGGGTCCGTGCGCACCGTCGACTACGTCGCCGACTGGGAGACCGGTTTCCACGCCAACGTGCGCAACGACAGACACCACTAG